The sequence tctagacctaaaacaaatacaaaaacagagtacaaacctgggctcatcacacgcacacactttaaacacgattgtcctcaagcgtgcatgcATGATTTTGCCCAAACACAGACAAGGACGAAACAGATACATAAAACATGAAAACAACAGAGCATGCTATACTCTCTCAGTCAAGCAGTAAAAAGAAGATTAAAAAGAACAATCCGCAGCATGATCAAACAAACGAAATGTCATCAATTGAGTCAAGATCGGATTCTGGGCATAAGGATGTTCCTTCcttttcactctttctctcaagtgttttGGCTCGTGTTTTCACTCTAGACATCTTGTTGGGTTTtgaccataagcttgcctatcttctattgTCTTTCCCTTTAGTCAAAAGCCctaggtgcatctcattaggtcttttaTTGGTTATAATGTGGCTTAAGGCATTAGGTGAGAATTTTTGggtacgaggctaaggtcattctgAATTTCATTCTGGGCAATGTCTTtcccagattttttttttaattccttgCCTATTCTTGCAGGCCTAAGCACATTCTTCCCATTCTTCTccacctttttttttcttctttctttttatttatggaCTTTTTCTGTATTGTGGGATTGGATTTCccttttttttgcaatttttgtaCTAGTCCTGCCCGTAAGGTCCACTACactatcttcctttcttttgcccttaagttcagtttgacCGGGACGGCTCAATTCTGGgcaaatttataagtgaattTGAATGAATTGTTAAGCTCAAAAGGGTTCACAAGTGATAGATGCAGGGTTGGTCAGTTTGGCTTTgtgggctaaagaaagaattGCCTAAATCATCTAACACACCTAGGCTATATACACAGGGTTCgactaagaatcaaggcaagttctagcattaTCCCAAATCAAGATGTCAATATTCGCACAATGAAAGAAAGAACTGTTATGGGCATAAAACAACATTTAtaaaagctcaaatcctcacatggTATGCCCACATTCCTATCCATCGTTCTCAACTACATACGGCACAAAGTTTGGAAAATCCTACCTTCAAGATTGAACTTAAAGAACCATCAATCACTTGAATAACCTTAACCATATAGCATGCTGACATAAgactttaaaaactaaaaagaaaccgggtcttccctcccactcacacactttgccttgagGCAAAGGGTGTGAGAACAAGGATTACCCAGTACAAACAACAAAGGCCTtgcccccccccacacacacaatTTGCTTTGAGCAAAGTGGGTGTGTGGAGCGGGTCAAGGCAGACAACAGACTCAAACAAAGACAGgaaagagagggaaaaaaatAGCAAATGGCCATCGCTTTGGGTGCCTGCACCAAGTGTGTTGCCTTTTGGGCAAAACACCGGTGCAGGCAGAAGGTTACCCTTCCCTCAGCTTTGGCCAAACAGACtcaacaaaacaaacaaaatacaaaagAACGAAACACACAAAAGACAcaacaaactaaaaaaaaaactaactacCTAAGGAGGGTGATAATTCAAGGGGCAGGTGCAGGTGGGTACCTGAACCCTTGGTGCTTGAAGAAGGCCAGAAGAGCCTTTTGGGTTGCTGCCAGTGCAACCTGGGTCTCCACAATCCTGGACTCGATCCTATCCAGCTGATTCTCCTCGTCCTCTGACTCTGACTCCTCcaccttctcttttcctttaCCCACATCAGGGCTTTGGCCTTCGGCCGCTGAAACTTCTCCCTCTTCTGGGTTGGTAAACTTGGGCACACCACGGTCCATCCTTATATCCTTCATGCGGATCAGGACTTCAATGTTCAGCTTCTCTGCCTCAATCTTGGTGTTCCCCTCCTCGATCTCAATCTGATTCACTTGGGCAAACACGGTGGTGAACTGGATGCATGAGAGCCTTTGATTAGGCTTGCTGATGATGGATTCGATGTGCTCGATCAGGAAGGCTCCGAAGTTGAGCTTCACCTTGTTGTGCATTGCCCAAAGGATGTAGAGATCCTTTTTGGACATAACATTCCCGCTGTCCAGTTTTCCAAAGTTGGAGTAGGAGAGGATGCGGTGGCACACCCTCAGGGCTGAATCGCCGATATCTGCCCACATGACATCCCACTCTTGTGCAGTGAAGGTGGGGATCCCTCTCTTGGCGTCCTTGTACTCCTTCTTCTGTAGATCCTTCAGCTTCACCATTCCCAAATTGAGGTTGACTTCGTTCACGGACATGTCTCTGGTTTCTCCCTTCATGGAGAAGCTCATGTCCAGAGGTCCACAGGTTGGGTTGATGTCCACCTACATCGAGTCAAAAACTTCTCTGACCACTTCCTCATACGCGTGCCCTGGCCATCCCAGAAATGCCTTCCATCCGATGTTGTCGAAGTATTCCTTTATCTTTTTCACTGTGCCCAAAGGCTCCAGCGACTTCATATCCGGGATCTTGGGCACAGCAATCCCCTTCGCCGTCTTCTTCCTGCTTCTCGGTGCGGACGCCGGCTCTCTCTTAATCATTCGGATTAGAGTTGGGGCCATCACTTTCCTCCTCCTTTTGGCTGGTGTTTCCTCTGGCTCCTCGCTGGACTGTCCCTGCTCCTCTTGCAGCACTGAACCCGAAGGTTCGTTCCTCTCATTTGATGATCCTTTGGCCGGCGTGGCTGATTTCTTGACCGCCAGCTTATTTCTCTTTGGAGCGGTGGGGGTGTGCTTCCTCCTAGACGGCTCTTCCTCGCCTTTCTTCGCCATTTCCGGTATGGCCTTGCCCTCCCCTTCGGCTACATGCTGTTCGTCAGTGCCGAGCGTGGGGACGTCTATTTCCGCCGTGAGTTGCTCGATGACATTTTCATCCACCGGCGAGGGACTCTCGGCTTCCGGCAGGGTTTTGGACGATGGGGTTGGTGTGGTTTGCTTCGGAAGTGGTTTCGGACGTGGGATTTTTTTCGAAGCTTTTGATTTCGGTGGTGTGGGGCTTTCTCCGGTGAGGTCGATTTTCGTGCCTTGGGGAATTCCTCTGAGTTTGTTCTTTGGTCTGGTGGAGACCATGGTGGCGGGGTGGTGGTTTTATATGTCTAGGGCCGAGAAAGAGGGGTAGTGATTATGGGAAGTTGGATGGTTAGGGTAGTGACGTCGTGGGTAGGggttttagggttttggagGTAGGGCTGACAACTGTCACTTGATGTGACGTGCGTCAGGCGGTTTCAGCCGCATTTTGCCAGAGAGTCCCCTTCTGCCTTTGGATTAGTGCCCCTCATTTGGACTACTTTTGCCCATAACTGCTTCCCTTATTTCTGCAAAGACAAATTTAAACCCCCGCGAAGGCGGGAAACTCAAATTCGCCCACTGCTGTGGGCATAACCTAGTTCCTAggcaaacaaaaagaaaaatgaaaaacaaaaagatAGGAAAGAAAAACGCAAAAGCACCAGGTTACCTCCTGGCCAGTGCCCTATTTATCATCCTAGGCATGACGTGGTACCTTCCAATCAAACCAGGTGGTTTGTGGTTGGGGCGAGATCTAGTTCCTCCCCAACGTTGGGTTCATGCTCATAATAGGCCTTCAGCCTTTGTCCATTCACCTTGAACACTCTTCCTGATTTTGGATTCTTGATTTCGACGGCCCCATTTGGGAATTGGACTTGTACTTCGAAAGGTCCGGCCTATTTGGTACTCAGCTTGCCTTGTGCAAATTTGAACCGTGTTTGGTACAGAAGTACCTTTTGCCCAAAGCTGAACTCCTTGTTTGTAATCAGGGCATCGTGGCTTTTCTTCATCCTTTCCTTGTAGAGAACAACATTGTCGTATGtttatcttcttatttcttCGAGTTCTCGGATCTCTAGCCTTCTTGCTTGCCCTGCCTGGTTCCAATCATAATTCACTTTATTCACTGCCCAGAAAGCCTTGTGCTCCAATTCCACCGGTAGATGACATCTCTTGCCATACACCATTCTATATGGTGACATCCCGAAGGGAGTTTTGTATGCGGTGCGGTATGCCCATAAGGCATTTTCCAGCTTTAAGCTCCAGTCCTTCCCTGTGGGGCCAACGGTCT comes from Salvia miltiorrhiza cultivar Shanhuang (shh) chromosome 3, IMPLAD_Smil_shh, whole genome shotgun sequence and encodes:
- the LOC131018750 gene encoding pollen-specific leucine-rich repeat extensin-like protein 1; translation: MVSTRPKNKLRGIPQGTKIDLTGESPTPPKSKASKKIPRPKPLPKQTTPTPSSKTLPEAESPSPVDENVIEQLTAEIDVPTLGTDEQHVAEGEGKAIPEMAKKGEEEPSRRKHTPTAPKRNKLAVKKSATPAKGSSNERNEPSGSVLQEEQGQSSEEPEETPAKRRRKVMAPTLIRMIKREPASAPRSRKKTAKGIAVPKIPDMKSLEPLGTVKKIKEYFDNIGWKAFLGWPGHAYEEVVREVFDSM